From one Rosa rugosa chromosome 4, drRosRugo1.1, whole genome shotgun sequence genomic stretch:
- the LOC133744387 gene encoding uncharacterized protein LOC133744387: MRAFLYSQDENMWNIVENGWEHPTKAEESKKVEGSSARVLKPRKEWTEEEVRDRTCDFKARNSLFTALSKKERMRISHCDTAKQAWDLLQVTYEGNKKVRGQKLQRLVLEFENMTMGEDESIDDFHARLLNVTNQCCSLDDPFEEHRIVKKFLRALPSKFQAKYNLRGNKALKSTWSDSDEGSQSDGEEVNLALTSSLNIDVSDNSDLEDDTLDEETNVKCKQLYHASKIILRKNYTLEKEVDSLREEKEKIELQFETSLKEWNVERTNLVDKIKVLQDEVKSKVGDKEHG; encoded by the exons ATGAGGGCTTTTCTCTACTCTCAAGATGAAAACATGTGGAATATAGTTGAGAATGGATGGGAACACCCAACCAAGGCCGAAgaatcaaagaaagtagaagggtCCTCTGCAAGGGTTCTCAAACCTAGGAAGGAATGGACAGAAGAAGAAGTTCGTGATAGAACTTGTGACTTTAAGGCAAGGAATTCACTATTCACAGCTTTGTCCAAGAAAGAGAGGATGAGAATTAGCCACTGTGACACAGCCAAACAAGCTTGGGATCTACTTCAGGTTACTTATGAGGGAAACAAGAAGGTTAGAGGTCAGAAGCTTCAAAGACTCGTATTGGAATTTGAGAACATGACCATGGGGGAAGATGAATCAATTGATGATTTTCATGCTCGACTTCTCAATGTGACAAACCAATGCTGTAGCCTTGATGATCCATTTGAGGAGCATCGAATAGTCAAGAAATTTCTCAGAGCTCTTCCCTCAAAATTTCAAGCCAA GTATAATTTGCGTGGAAACAAGGCTCTAAAATCTACttggagtgatagtgatgaaggcTCTCAGTCAGAtggtgaagaggtaaatcttgctcttacttcctcTCTTAATATTGATGTTTCTGATAATTCTGACTTAGAAGATGATAcccttgatgaagaaacaaatgtcAAGTGTAAGCAATTATATCATGCTTCGAAAATTATTCTTCGAAAAAATTATACACTTGAAAAAGAAGTTGATTctttaagagaagaaaaagagaaaattgagCTACAATTTGAAACTTCTCTAAAAGAATGGAATGTTGAGCGTACTAACCTTGTTGATAAGATAAAAGTTTTGCAGGATGAGGTTAAGTCTAAAGTTGGGGACAAGGAACATG gatga